The following proteins are co-located in the Vibrio azureus genome:
- a CDS encoding DUF1289 domain-containing protein translates to MEQLEFFTVPNPCVGVCTTDEKGYCRGCMRNRNERFNWLSFTPVQQRHVIRLCRQRYMNKVRKNKVTNEPQQNDTSPQQELF, encoded by the coding sequence ATGGAACAATTAGAATTCTTTACTGTACCCAATCCATGTGTTGGCGTTTGCACCACTGACGAGAAAGGGTATTGCCGTGGATGTATGCGCAATCGCAATGAACGTTTTAACTGGTTGAGTTTTACGCCAGTGCAGCAAAGGCATGTCATTAGACTTTGTCGCCAGCGATACATGAACAAAGTAAGAAAAAATAAAGTCACAAATGAACCACAACAGAATGATACTTCACCTCAGCAGGAACTCTTTTAG
- the rplY gene encoding 50S ribosomal protein L25, with protein MKFEAVVRTELGKGASRRLRHAGKFPAVVYGGEEAAVAIVLEHNDIVNQMDKPEFYEGIVLVIDGAEVKVKPQDVQRHAFKPKVEHMDFIRI; from the coding sequence ATGAAATTTGAAGCAGTAGTACGTACTGAACTAGGTAAAGGTGCGAGCCGCCGCCTACGTCACGCTGGTAAATTCCCTGCAGTTGTATACGGCGGTGAAGAAGCAGCAGTAGCAATCGTTCTTGAACACAACGACATCGTTAACCAAATGGACAAGCCTGAGTTCTACGAAGGCATCGTTCTAGTTATCGATGGTGCTGAGGTTAAAGTTAAGCCTCAAGACGTTCAACGTCACGCTTTCAAGCCTAAAGTTGAGCACATGGACTTCATCCGCATCTAA
- a CDS encoding ATP-binding protein: MQIKQRLPLHILKRLSIKSRLMLAAVVWLTAMILAAGVTIPTQVYRYMVEDAQAQLNVYMDELAAQLDVNKAGELSLSSPLSDPRFLRPYSGLYWSASTKSSLERSRSLWDKKMSHKLIGNDMLGARGEKLITLQKTLYLPDYDGPISILVGMDEAPIQSTIQSLNKQLWIILGLLYAGVLAVILLQIAWSLSPLTKLQRELAQLKSGNKKGLEETYPKEVSPLIADLNALLFHYQELLERARNHAGNLSHALKTPLSVLKNEVQGLPSQEQDKLTKPIDQIQQHIDYHLSRARMAGAMNILSVKSSPCERIDAISMAFDKLYSQRDITLVNELDSELSVAVDKADLDEMLGNLLENSYKWASSIITVNAIQTKDTLSIVIEDDGPGIPEAQLTEVIQRGYRLDETAPGSGLGLNIVSEMAHSYRGQLTLSQSQMNGLKAMLTLPKSRI, translated from the coding sequence ATGCAGATTAAGCAGCGACTCCCTCTACATATACTAAAACGGCTCAGTATCAAAAGCCGTTTAATGTTGGCTGCGGTCGTTTGGCTAACGGCCATGATCCTTGCTGCCGGCGTGACAATTCCAACCCAAGTTTATCGATACATGGTTGAAGATGCACAAGCCCAGCTCAATGTTTATATGGATGAGCTCGCCGCTCAGTTGGATGTAAATAAAGCAGGTGAACTTTCACTATCAAGCCCACTTTCGGATCCTCGCTTTTTGCGTCCATACAGTGGCCTCTATTGGAGTGCCTCGACCAAAAGCAGCTTAGAACGTTCACGTTCACTCTGGGACAAAAAGATGTCCCATAAGCTGATTGGTAACGATATGCTTGGTGCTCGCGGGGAGAAGCTCATTACCTTACAAAAGACCTTGTACCTACCAGATTATGATGGCCCGATATCCATCCTCGTAGGCATGGATGAAGCACCAATCCAGAGTACCATCCAATCATTAAACAAACAGCTGTGGATCATTTTAGGGCTCTTGTATGCCGGTGTTCTCGCCGTTATCTTACTTCAAATCGCTTGGTCTTTAAGCCCACTCACTAAACTACAACGCGAACTTGCTCAACTGAAGTCAGGAAATAAAAAAGGCCTAGAAGAAACTTACCCTAAAGAAGTTTCTCCTCTAATCGCCGACTTAAATGCTCTTCTCTTCCACTATCAAGAATTACTCGAACGAGCGCGAAATCATGCGGGCAATTTGTCCCATGCTCTAAAAACGCCGTTATCAGTCTTAAAAAATGAAGTACAAGGTTTGCCCTCGCAGGAACAAGATAAACTCACTAAGCCCATCGATCAGATTCAGCAACACATCGATTACCACCTAAGCCGCGCAAGAATGGCTGGAGCAATGAATATCCTCTCTGTGAAATCCTCCCCTTGCGAACGCATCGATGCTATTTCGATGGCGTTTGATAAATTGTATTCACAACGAGATATTACTTTAGTTAATGAACTCGACTCTGAGCTCAGTGTCGCCGTCGATAAGGCCGATTTAGATGAAATGCTAGGTAACCTTCTAGAAAACAGCTACAAATGGGCAAGCAGCATCATTACCGTGAATGCGATTCAAACAAAAGACACTTTGTCCATTGTGATTGAAGATGATGGCCCTGGGATTCCTGAGGCGCAGCTTACTGAAGTTATTCAACGTGGTTACCGACTCGATGAAACAGCGCCAGGGTCAGGTTTAGGCCTGAATATTGTTAGTGAAATGGCTCATAGTTATCGAGGACAACTCACTCTATCTCAAAGCCAAATGAACGGCTTAAAAGCGATGCTGACCTTGCCCAAAAGCAGAATATAG
- a CDS encoding response regulator transcription factor — protein MKILIVEDEPRLGEQIIETLENHGWVPELSQDGIDALYRATSEEWDAIVLDLGLPKLDGLTVLKSIRDENINTPVVILSARDTLSQRVEGLNAGADDYLTKPFEMVELIARLRAQLRRASGNASPILQIGDLSLDTRSSKVMWQGEFVSLTALEYKVIAYFMHNPDKVISRTELVERIYKQDFDRDSNTIEVFIGRIRKKIAPKIIKTVRGLGYQLNAD, from the coding sequence ATGAAAATACTTATCGTTGAAGACGAACCTAGATTAGGTGAACAAATTATCGAGACATTAGAGAACCATGGGTGGGTTCCCGAACTGTCACAAGATGGTATTGATGCTTTGTATCGAGCCACTTCTGAAGAATGGGACGCCATCGTACTTGACCTAGGCTTACCAAAGCTGGATGGATTAACCGTACTCAAAAGCATCCGAGATGAAAATATCAATACACCCGTTGTGATTCTTAGTGCACGGGATACGCTTTCTCAACGAGTAGAAGGTTTAAATGCAGGGGCAGATGATTACCTAACCAAGCCATTTGAAATGGTTGAATTGATCGCCCGCTTAAGAGCACAACTTCGTCGAGCTTCTGGTAATGCGTCTCCTATTTTGCAAATTGGCGATTTAAGCTTGGACACACGCTCATCTAAAGTCATGTGGCAGGGAGAGTTCGTCAGCCTGACCGCTCTGGAATATAAAGTTATAGCTTACTTTATGCATAATCCAGATAAAGTCATTTCAAGAACAGAACTCGTTGAACGTATTTATAAGCAAGACTTTGATCGAGATTCCAATACGATCGAAGTTTTTATTGGCCGTATCCGTAAAAAAATTGCGCCAAAAATCATCAAAACCGTACGTGGGCTGGGATACCAATTGAATGCAGATTAA
- a CDS encoding PepSY domain-containing protein, protein MAKLLSLQPLMGVISLTSLLITTACFAAYNDQNNEKDGIAIVRDVEKPGTRVEFDEDQDEVYRAVQKGYIRPFSEMYKAVEHDLYGRIIKVELEEDDDEWIYELKILFNDNVIKVEYDAATLEMLEIKGRNFNKALKLQ, encoded by the coding sequence ATGGCCAAATTATTATCCCTCCAGCCGTTGATGGGCGTTATAAGCTTAACCTCTCTGTTAATCACAACAGCATGTTTTGCAGCTTACAATGATCAGAATAATGAAAAAGATGGCATTGCTATTGTCCGAGACGTTGAAAAGCCAGGTACACGAGTAGAGTTCGACGAAGATCAAGACGAGGTGTACCGTGCGGTTCAGAAAGGCTATATTCGCCCATTCTCTGAGATGTATAAAGCAGTAGAGCATGACCTCTACGGCCGTATCATTAAAGTGGAGCTGGAAGAAGACGATGATGAATGGATTTATGAACTCAAAATTTTATTCAATGACAATGTCATCAAGGTTGAATACGACGCAGCGACTCTTGAGATGCTCGAAATCAAAGGTCGCAATTTCAATAAAGCTCTAAAACTACAGTAA
- a CDS encoding DEAD/DEAH box helicase — protein MYTLRPYQADSVKAVIHYFRKHSTPAVIVLPTGAGKSLVIAELARLAKGRVLVLAHVKELVEQNHAKYEGYGLKGAIFSAGLGRKETDQQVVFASVQSVVRNLDAFKHQFSLLVIDECHRVPDEKSSSYQKVITHLTESNPGIKVLGLTATPYRLGMGWIYQYHTRGQVRTEDSRFFRDCIFELPIRYLLDEQFLTPARMMDAPILSYDFSQLKPASTGRYKEAELDMVIDKAKRATPQIVEQIKQYAESRQGVMIFAATVRHAQEIYTLLPADETAIVIGDTPTLERDAIIQAFKNRQIKFLVNVSVLTTGFDAPHVDLIAILRPTESVSLYQQIVGRGLRLSEGKTECLVLDYAGNSYDLYQPEVGDPKPDSSSEIITIPCPACGFNNNFWGKLDSNGFLVEHFGRRCQGYFEDEETGEREHCGYRFRAKYCGECGADNDIAARICHECDAVLVDPDKKLKEALNLKDALIFECTEMTISILKPSEGPSQLKVTYSGEPYQGEGNALVHEFWSLNTKKQKHLFKQRFVRPHLADKHRLYDAYSPTKVVANQHRFRLPQFIIARKSGRFWKLRDKIFPDELKQ, from the coding sequence ATGTATACCCTGCGCCCTTATCAAGCCGACTCAGTAAAAGCGGTGATCCACTATTTTCGAAAGCACTCGACACCAGCCGTAATTGTTCTACCGACAGGCGCAGGCAAGAGCTTGGTGATTGCCGAGTTAGCCAGACTTGCCAAAGGCCGAGTCTTAGTCCTAGCCCATGTTAAAGAATTGGTTGAACAAAATCACGCCAAGTACGAGGGATATGGTTTAAAAGGTGCTATTTTTTCTGCTGGTCTCGGCCGAAAAGAGACGGATCAGCAGGTTGTTTTTGCTTCTGTTCAATCTGTTGTGCGCAACTTAGATGCATTCAAACATCAGTTTTCGCTGTTAGTTATTGACGAATGCCATCGTGTCCCGGATGAAAAAAGTTCCAGCTACCAAAAAGTCATCACTCATCTGACCGAATCTAACCCCGGAATAAAAGTGCTAGGCTTAACCGCAACACCATATCGTTTAGGTATGGGCTGGATATATCAATATCATACTCGTGGTCAGGTTCGTACAGAAGATTCTCGTTTTTTTCGCGACTGTATTTTTGAGTTACCAATTCGATACCTGTTGGACGAGCAATTTCTCACTCCCGCACGCATGATGGATGCCCCTATTCTTTCTTATGACTTCTCACAGTTGAAACCGGCCAGTACAGGGCGCTATAAAGAAGCAGAATTGGACATGGTGATAGATAAAGCCAAGCGTGCGACCCCTCAAATTGTAGAGCAAATCAAGCAATACGCAGAAAGTCGTCAAGGTGTAATGATATTTGCCGCAACGGTGAGACACGCCCAAGAAATTTATACGCTTTTGCCCGCTGATGAAACGGCCATTGTCATCGGAGATACACCAACCCTTGAGCGCGATGCGATCATTCAAGCATTTAAAAACCGACAAATTAAATTCTTGGTAAACGTATCGGTACTCACGACCGGCTTTGACGCACCTCACGTAGATTTGATCGCGATTTTAAGACCCACAGAGTCCGTCAGTTTATATCAACAAATTGTCGGTCGGGGGCTACGTCTGTCTGAGGGTAAAACAGAATGTTTAGTGTTAGATTACGCAGGAAACAGCTATGACCTCTATCAACCTGAAGTTGGCGACCCTAAGCCTGATTCTTCCAGCGAAATCATAACCATCCCCTGTCCCGCGTGCGGTTTCAATAATAACTTTTGGGGTAAATTAGACAGCAACGGCTTTCTAGTCGAACACTTTGGCCGTCGATGCCAAGGATATTTTGAGGACGAAGAAACAGGGGAACGTGAACATTGCGGCTATCGCTTTCGTGCAAAATACTGTGGTGAATGTGGTGCCGATAATGATATTGCAGCCAGAATATGCCATGAATGCGATGCCGTATTGGTTGACCCAGATAAAAAATTAAAAGAGGCGCTCAACCTAAAAGACGCTTTAATCTTTGAGTGTACCGAAATGACCATTAGCATATTGAAACCAAGTGAAGGGCCATCTCAGCTCAAAGTCACTTATTCTGGAGAGCCTTATCAAGGTGAAGGCAATGCTCTCGTCCATGAGTTCTGGTCACTCAATACTAAAAAGCAAAAACACCTATTTAAGCAAAGATTTGTGCGCCCTCACCTTGCAGATAAACACCGTTTATATGATGCATATTCACCAACTAAAGTCGTAGCTAACCAACACCGTTTTAGACTTCCACAATTTATCATTGCAAGAAAGTCAGGTCGCTTTTGGAAATTGCGAGACAAAATCTTCCCAGATGAACTCAAGCAATAA
- the rsuA gene encoding 16S rRNA pseudouridine(516) synthase RsuA, producing MRLDKYLCDALGATRKEATKIIKSGEVTVDGDIQKSGAFKVPEHSVVMWQEREVGTPGPRYIMLYKPADFVCSHEDGYNPTAFVLLDEPKVEKLHFAGRLDVDTTGLVLITDDGQWSHKITSPKHKCEKTYRVWLVDAIQPDYIEKFAQGIELRNERELTLPAHLEIVNEAENEVLLTIVEGKYHQVKRMFAALGNKVEHLHRERIGAITLDDNLEPGDYRMLTPEEIATVWQ from the coding sequence ATGCGCTTAGACAAGTATCTATGTGACGCATTGGGAGCCACTCGCAAAGAGGCAACCAAAATCATCAAAAGCGGTGAGGTCACTGTTGATGGTGATATTCAGAAAAGTGGTGCTTTTAAAGTACCCGAACACAGTGTTGTGATGTGGCAGGAACGTGAAGTAGGTACGCCCGGACCACGTTATATCATGCTATACAAACCTGCAGATTTTGTTTGTTCTCATGAAGATGGCTACAATCCAACCGCGTTTGTTTTGCTTGATGAACCAAAGGTTGAAAAATTACACTTTGCTGGTCGACTAGATGTTGATACGACAGGGTTAGTTTTGATAACGGATGATGGCCAGTGGTCGCACAAGATCACTTCACCAAAGCATAAGTGTGAGAAGACCTATCGTGTCTGGTTAGTGGACGCGATTCAACCCGATTATATCGAAAAGTTTGCTCAAGGCATTGAACTGCGTAATGAGCGTGAACTAACTTTACCCGCACACCTTGAAATTGTAAATGAAGCGGAAAATGAAGTGTTACTCACTATCGTTGAAGGGAAATACCACCAAGTGAAACGAATGTTTGCCGCATTAGGCAACAAAGTAGAACACCTTCATCGTGAGCGTATAGGCGCGATTACACTAGACGACAATTTAGAGCCTGGTGATTATCGAATGTTGACTCCAGAAGAAATAGCGACGGTTTGGCAGTAG
- a CDS encoding Bcr/CflA family multidrug efflux MFS transporter, translating to MSEKVQSTPVFQLSLVMFLVLGSIGALTPLAIDMYLPAMPTIANDLGVAAGAVQITLTTYTAGFALGQFIHGPLSDSFGRRPVLILGVIFFGLAAMVSATTTSIEALTYVRAAQGFAGAAAAVTIQALVRDMFDREDFARTVSFITLVIVCAPLVAPMIGGYLAVWFGWRSIFWVLAVYAAAVILLVLWKIPETLKTEHRQPLRFRTTIHNYSRLFSNPQSMGLMLSSAFSFSGMFAFLTAGSFVYIDLYGVEPSNFGYLFGLNIIAMIIMTSLNGRLVKKLGSHTMLRCGLMVQLIAGIGLFIGWALNLGLWGMVPFVVLFIGTLSMIGSNAMALLLSGYPTMAGTASSLAGTLRFGMGSLVGALVASLPDGVAWPMVIAMFTCAVMSALLYWTLGRKA from the coding sequence ATGTCAGAAAAAGTTCAAAGTACGCCTGTTTTCCAACTCAGCCTTGTGATGTTTTTGGTGTTAGGTTCCATTGGCGCACTCACCCCACTTGCTATTGATATGTACTTACCTGCGATGCCGACGATCGCAAATGATCTTGGTGTTGCTGCTGGTGCTGTGCAAATTACATTGACAACGTATACCGCAGGCTTTGCGCTGGGGCAATTTATCCACGGCCCTTTGTCTGACAGTTTTGGTCGACGACCTGTGCTTATCCTTGGGGTTATTTTCTTTGGTTTAGCAGCCATGGTCAGTGCTACAACAACCAGCATTGAAGCTCTGACTTATGTTCGAGCGGCGCAAGGTTTCGCTGGAGCGGCAGCGGCTGTCACTATCCAAGCGTTAGTACGTGATATGTTTGATCGTGAAGATTTTGCACGTACTGTTTCATTTATTACGTTAGTGATTGTTTGCGCACCACTGGTTGCACCAATGATTGGTGGTTATCTTGCGGTTTGGTTTGGTTGGCGTTCGATTTTTTGGGTTTTGGCGGTGTATGCAGCGGCGGTGATCTTATTGGTGCTGTGGAAAATTCCTGAAACTTTGAAAACAGAGCATCGTCAACCGCTGAGATTTAGAACGACAATACACAATTATTCCCGCTTGTTTTCTAACCCCCAATCGATGGGACTTATGTTATCGAGCGCCTTTTCATTTTCTGGAATGTTCGCATTTTTAACGGCAGGATCATTTGTTTATATTGATTTATATGGCGTAGAACCCAGCAATTTTGGCTACTTATTTGGTCTAAATATTATCGCAATGATCATTATGACCAGTTTAAATGGTCGTTTGGTGAAAAAGCTTGGTTCTCACACCATGCTTCGTTGTGGTCTTATGGTCCAACTTATTGCAGGTATTGGTTTGTTTATCGGTTGGGCATTAAACTTAGGCCTTTGGGGAATGGTCCCCTTTGTGGTTTTATTTATTGGCACGCTATCTATGATTGGTAGTAATGCGATGGCGTTGTTACTGAGTGGTTATCCGACAATGGCGGGTACAGCTTCATCATTGGCTGGCACTCTGCGCTTTGGCATGGGCTCTTTAGTTGGTGCACTTGTAGCGAGTTTACCCGATGGTGTTGCATGGCCTATGGTGATTGCCATGTTTACTTGTGCGGTGATGTCTGCACTGCTTTATTGGACTTTAGGAAGAAAGGCGTAA
- a CDS encoding DUF2913 family protein, with protein sequence MSNYTQEIQNLVNTALAELDQEHRSGKLVNAPVANNHYLVRWVAKALKSQRFGRAVVDDLTRWQKAGRSKGNDAGLPFIFKRISAYYAQFFPDGVDQKVLKDSDIESFLDQMEHEGWEVSTSEPLIKVGKVQIFTEGQNSLALCADQCDSCFVEERLVKPMSWFVRGNHAEFVEKAAQAGFMVHKVTDYKSQVKYHGEYLVFPENQGNQLAEIPLSFRAE encoded by the coding sequence ATGTCGAATTACACCCAAGAAATACAAAACTTAGTGAATACCGCTCTGGCTGAGCTTGATCAAGAACATCGCTCAGGTAAGTTGGTTAATGCACCTGTTGCCAATAACCACTACCTCGTTCGTTGGGTTGCTAAGGCGCTAAAATCTCAGCGATTCGGGCGAGCTGTTGTCGATGACTTAACTCGTTGGCAAAAAGCAGGTCGTTCGAAGGGAAATGATGCTGGGCTTCCATTTATTTTTAAGCGTATCTCAGCGTATTATGCTCAGTTCTTTCCTGATGGAGTCGATCAAAAAGTATTAAAGGATTCTGATATTGAATCTTTTCTTGATCAAATGGAGCACGAAGGGTGGGAAGTTTCTACGTCAGAGCCTTTGATCAAGGTCGGTAAGGTTCAGATCTTCACCGAGGGACAGAACTCTCTCGCACTATGTGCAGATCAATGTGATAGTTGTTTTGTGGAAGAGCGTTTAGTCAAACCTATGAGCTGGTTTGTTCGAGGAAACCATGCTGAATTCGTTGAAAAAGCGGCTCAAGCTGGGTTTATGGTACATAAAGTGACAGATTATAAGTCGCAAGTTAAGTACCATGGTGAGTATTTGGTTTTTCCAGAGAACCAAGGAAACCAGTTGGCTGAAATACCGCTTTCGTTTCGAGCTGAGTAA
- a CDS encoding DUF2867 domain-containing protein, producing MKKVLVLGASGYIGSQLLPQLLEQGYLVTAAARHIDYLTARVEPHPNLKLIYLDLSIKSATLAAVKDFDLVYLLVHGMAQGHDFIHYEASIALNLKQALMNSQIKHVIYLSAIQPHTGHSQHLAARKLTGEIIRKSGIPITELRAGIVIGPGSAAFEIMRDFVYNLPILITPKWVDSKANPIALLNLNHYLLKLAEEVPSQSAIYEIGGPDTLSYREQFEIICQLTKRPFRLYATPLLTPKMASFWLGLVTSVPSNIGKALLAGLEHDYIADSKPIDTRFPQSLIPYKQAVANTIENEGTFVRCHVWGFEQAALKRWQPGYGYFPKQAEASCYTQASAESLWQVVQKVGSKEKGYFFANILWRIREWLDVLFGGNKPVRKTPAGPELKVGDFIDSWKVIRCEKNTYLSLLFGMKGPGLGRLDLSIEDENNRRKLTITAWWHPQGPLGLMYWFAMMPAHLFIFKGMVKAIAKEALHNQGLDNTRFGQ from the coding sequence ATGAAAAAAGTCTTGGTTCTCGGTGCATCTGGATACATTGGTTCACAACTGCTTCCACAGCTTCTAGAACAAGGGTATCTAGTCACAGCAGCAGCGAGGCACATTGATTATCTTACTGCTAGAGTTGAACCTCATCCGAACCTTAAACTTATCTATTTAGACTTAAGCATAAAGTCAGCCACACTCGCTGCCGTTAAAGATTTTGATTTAGTCTATTTGTTGGTGCACGGAATGGCACAAGGTCACGATTTTATTCACTATGAAGCTAGCATCGCGCTCAACTTAAAGCAGGCTTTAATGAACAGCCAGATAAAACACGTTATTTATCTCAGTGCCATCCAGCCACATACAGGGCACTCCCAACATTTAGCCGCTCGTAAACTAACCGGAGAAATCATTCGGAAGTCTGGTATTCCAATTACAGAATTAAGGGCAGGCATTGTTATTGGTCCAGGTTCCGCCGCTTTTGAGATTATGCGTGATTTCGTTTACAACCTACCTATTTTAATCACACCCAAATGGGTCGATAGCAAAGCCAATCCCATTGCACTTCTTAATCTTAATCATTACTTACTCAAGCTGGCTGAGGAAGTTCCCAGCCAAAGTGCCATCTATGAAATCGGAGGCCCCGATACTTTGAGCTATCGGGAACAATTTGAGATTATTTGCCAGTTAACCAAAAGGCCGTTTCGCCTTTATGCTACGCCGTTATTAACGCCTAAAATGGCTTCTTTTTGGTTAGGACTTGTTACCTCTGTTCCAAGTAATATTGGCAAAGCATTACTCGCTGGCTTAGAGCATGACTATATTGCAGATTCCAAACCCATCGATACTCGCTTCCCACAATCATTAATTCCATATAAACAAGCGGTTGCTAATACTATCGAAAACGAAGGAACCTTTGTGCGCTGCCATGTTTGGGGCTTTGAACAGGCGGCTTTAAAACGTTGGCAACCCGGATACGGTTATTTTCCTAAACAAGCAGAAGCGAGTTGCTACACACAGGCAAGCGCTGAGTCTCTGTGGCAAGTTGTACAAAAGGTTGGCAGTAAAGAAAAGGGTTATTTCTTTGCTAATATTCTTTGGCGCATAAGAGAGTGGCTAGACGTTCTGTTTGGAGGAAATAAGCCTGTCAGAAAAACACCAGCAGGCCCGGAGTTAAAAGTGGGCGATTTCATTGACTCTTGGAAAGTTATCCGTTGCGAAAAAAATACTTATCTATCACTGCTATTTGGTATGAAAGGGCCAGGTCTTGGTCGCTTAGATTTGTCGATTGAGGATGAAAACAACCGCAGGAAGCTCACCATCACAGCATGGTGGCACCCACAAGGGCCCTTAGGTTTAATGTATTGGTTTGCGATGATGCCTGCTCATTTGTTTATTTTCAAAGGCATGGTCAAGGCAATAGCAAAAGAAGCATTACATAACCAAGGTTTAGACAATACAAGATTCGGACAATGA
- a CDS encoding ABC transporter ATP-binding protein, which yields MLKLQNLCKGYIDGEEFHPVLQGAELTLQQGEQIALMGESGSGKSTLLNLIAGLDTVDSGEIIYPDFPMHSAAERYRTIYRRNNIGNIFQQFNLLPTLNVADNIRFCRQLKGLPEDKGLWRQILSALDLMPLLGRYPEEVSGGQQQRAAIARALYMEPKILLADEPTGSLDERNAEAVMRLLTTLSRQLECTLLLVTHSEKVAIHMERIIRLQGGQLHAIARS from the coding sequence ATGTTAAAGCTGCAAAACCTTTGTAAAGGTTACATAGATGGTGAAGAGTTTCATCCAGTACTACAAGGTGCAGAATTAACATTGCAGCAAGGTGAACAAATTGCGCTAATGGGAGAAAGTGGTTCTGGTAAAAGTACTCTACTTAACCTCATTGCCGGGCTCGATACGGTTGACTCCGGTGAAATTATCTATCCTGACTTTCCCATGCATAGTGCGGCTGAGCGATACCGTACTATATACCGACGTAATAATATCGGTAACATATTTCAACAGTTCAATTTGTTACCCACTTTGAATGTGGCCGATAACATACGCTTTTGTCGTCAACTTAAAGGCTTACCAGAAGATAAGGGATTATGGCGCCAAATTCTTTCAGCCCTTGATCTCATGCCATTACTGGGACGTTACCCTGAAGAAGTTTCTGGTGGTCAACAGCAACGTGCAGCGATTGCTCGTGCATTATACATGGAGCCTAAAATCCTGCTTGCAGACGAGCCTACGGGTAGCTTAGATGAGCGTAATGCTGAAGCAGTGATGCGCTTACTCACAACCTTGTCACGCCAATTAGAATGCACATTATTGTTGGTTACACATAGTGAAAAAGTTGCTATCCACATGGAGAGAATCATTCGTCTTCAAGGAGGACAGTTACATGCTATTGCCCGTAGTTAA